One Xenopus tropicalis strain Nigerian chromosome 8, UCB_Xtro_10.0, whole genome shotgun sequence genomic window carries:
- the dlg3 gene encoding disks large homolog 3 isoform X6 encodes MFTVNVSSSMSYRRSPNPAPAKWKLPAQRTSREREPRKIILHKGSTGLGFNIVGGEDGEGIFVSFILAGGPADLSGELRRGDRILSVNGVNLRSATHEQAAAALKRAGQTVTIVAQYRPEEYSRFESKIHDLREQMMNSSMSSGSGSLRTSEKRSLYVRALFDYDRSRDSCLPSQGLSFSYGDILHVINASDDEWWQARLVTPHGESEQIGVIPSKKRVEKKERARLKTVKFHGRSGIDSNRSIKSKRKKSFRLSRKFPFYKSLVQDNSTAQAVTSNTSDSESSSKGQEDTILSYEPVTRQEIHYARPVIILGPLKDRVNDDLISEFPHKFGSCVPHTTRPRRENEMDGQDYHFVGSREQMEKDIQENKFIEAGQFNDNLYGTSVQSVRAVAERGKHCILDVSGNAIKRLQQAQLFPIAIFIKPKSIEALMEMNRRQTFEQAQKMFDKATKLEQEFGEFFTAIVQGDSLEEIYNKIKQIIEDHSGHHIWVPSPEKL; translated from the exons ATGTTTACAGTGAATGTTTCCTCATCCATGTCATACCGAAGATCCCCAAACCCTGCACCTGCCAAATGGAAGCTGCCAGCACAAAGGACAAGCAGAGAAAG GGAACCACGAAAGATTATCCTACATAAGGGCTCCACAGGACTTGGCTTTAACATAGTGGGCGGGGAGGATGGAGAAGGCATCTTCGTGTCCTTTATCCTTGCTGGGGGACCTGCTGACCTAAGTGGAGAGCTGCGCCGTGGGGATCGCATCCTTTCT GTGAATGGGGTGAATTTACGCAGTGCAACTCATGAACAGGCTGCAGCGGCTCTCAAACGGGCAGGACAGACGGTGACAATCGTAGCACAATACCGACCTGAAG AATATAGTCGCTTTGAGTCAAAGATCCATGATTTGCGTGAACAAATGATGAACAGCAGTATGAGCTCTGGATCCGGTTCCCTGCGTACCAGTGAAAAGAGGTCCCTATATGTAAG AGCCCTATTTGACTATGACCGCTCTCGGGACAGCTGTCTTCCCAGCCAGGGTCTGAGTTTCTCTTATGGGGACATACTACACGTCATCAATGCATCTGATGATGAATGGTGGCAGGCACGACTAGTTACACCACATGGGGAGAGCGAACAGATTGGTGTTATTCCCAGCAAAAAACG GGTTGAGAAAAAGGAAAGAGCTCGCCTGAAAACTGTCAAATTCCATGGACGCTCAGGCATAGATTCTAATAGG TCCATCAAATCCAAGCGTAAAAAGAGTTTCCGATTGTCTCGCAAGTTTCCATTTTACAAGAGCCTTGTTCAGGATAACAGCACTGCAC AGGCTGTAACATCAAACACCAGTGACAGTGAGAGCAGTTCCA AGGGTCAGGAAGACACAATTTTATCCTACGAGCCAGTCACTCGACAAGAAA TTCACTACGCTCGACCAGTTATTATTCTGGGCCCCCTGAAGGATCGGGTTAATGATGACCTCATTTCTGAATTTCCACATAAATTTGGATCCTGTGTTCCCC ACACAACGCGGCCGCGAAGGGAAAATGAAATGGATGGACAAGATTATCACTTTGTGGGTTCCCGTGAGCAGATGGAGAAGGACATTCAGGAAAACAAGTTCATTGAGGCCGGACAATTCAATGACAACCTTTATGGGACGAGTGTTCAGTCTGTACGAGCAGTGGCTGAGCGG GGAAAGCACTGCATCCTTGATGTATCTGGAAATGCCATCAAGAGACTACAACAAGCACAATTGTTCCCCATAGctatttttattaaaccaaaatctATAGAAGCTCTCAT GGAAATGAACCGGAGGCAAACATTTGAGCAGGCTCAAAAAATGTTCGATAAAGCCACCAAGCTGGAGCAAGAGTTTGGAGAATTTTTTACAG CCATCGTACAGGGAGACTCTCTAGAGGAAATCTACAACAAGATCAAGCAGATAATTGAGGATCATTCCGGACATCACATCTGGGTGCCATCTCCTGAGAAACTCTAA
- the dlg3 gene encoding disks large homolog 3 isoform X7, whose translation MMNSSMSSGSGSLRTSEKRSLYVRALFDYDRSRDSCLPSQGLSFSYGDILHVINASDDEWWQARLVTPHGESEQIGVIPSKKRVEKKERARLKTVKFHGRSGIDSNRSIKSKRKKSFRLSRKFPFYKSLVQDNSTAQAVTSNTSDSESSSKGQEDTILSYEPVTRQEIHYARPVIILGPLKDRVNDDLISEFPHKFGSCVPHTTRPRRENEMDGQDYHFVGSREQMEKDIQENKFIEAGQFNDNLYGTSVQSVRAVAERGKHCILDVSGNAIKRLQQAQLFPIAIFIKPKSIEALMEMNRRQTFEQAQKMFDKATKLEQEFGEFFTAIVQGDSLEEIYNKIKQIIEDHSGHHIWVPSPEKL comes from the exons ATGATGAACAGCAGTATGAGCTCTGGATCCGGTTCCCTGCGTACCAGTGAAAAGAGGTCCCTATATGTAAG AGCCCTATTTGACTATGACCGCTCTCGGGACAGCTGTCTTCCCAGCCAGGGTCTGAGTTTCTCTTATGGGGACATACTACACGTCATCAATGCATCTGATGATGAATGGTGGCAGGCACGACTAGTTACACCACATGGGGAGAGCGAACAGATTGGTGTTATTCCCAGCAAAAAACG GGTTGAGAAAAAGGAAAGAGCTCGCCTGAAAACTGTCAAATTCCATGGACGCTCAGGCATAGATTCTAATAGG TCCATCAAATCCAAGCGTAAAAAGAGTTTCCGATTGTCTCGCAAGTTTCCATTTTACAAGAGCCTTGTTCAGGATAACAGCACTGCAC AGGCTGTAACATCAAACACCAGTGACAGTGAGAGCAGTTCCA AGGGTCAGGAAGACACAATTTTATCCTACGAGCCAGTCACTCGACAAGAAA TTCACTACGCTCGACCAGTTATTATTCTGGGCCCCCTGAAGGATCGGGTTAATGATGACCTCATTTCTGAATTTCCACATAAATTTGGATCCTGTGTTCCCC ACACAACGCGGCCGCGAAGGGAAAATGAAATGGATGGACAAGATTATCACTTTGTGGGTTCCCGTGAGCAGATGGAGAAGGACATTCAGGAAAACAAGTTCATTGAGGCCGGACAATTCAATGACAACCTTTATGGGACGAGTGTTCAGTCTGTACGAGCAGTGGCTGAGCGG GGAAAGCACTGCATCCTTGATGTATCTGGAAATGCCATCAAGAGACTACAACAAGCACAATTGTTCCCCATAGctatttttattaaaccaaaatctATAGAAGCTCTCAT GGAAATGAACCGGAGGCAAACATTTGAGCAGGCTCAAAAAATGTTCGATAAAGCCACCAAGCTGGAGCAAGAGTTTGGAGAATTTTTTACAG CCATCGTACAGGGAGACTCTCTAGAGGAAATCTACAACAAGATCAAGCAGATAATTGAGGATCATTCCGGACATCACATCTGGGTGCCATCTCCTGAGAAACTCTAA